TATAGTCCGGTTCCTTATTTTCCGCAAAGTATCGGAATTGCCTTAGGAAAATTTTTTCATGTTCCTCCTCTAATTTTAATGTATTTGGGTAGATTGTTTGCCGGGATAGCTGCTATTGGAATTACATTTCGCGCAATTGCGATAGTACCATTTCTGAAATGGGCGTTTGTTTTTTTGTCTCTGACGCCGATGGCTATTTTTTTGCGGAGTTCTCTGTCGGCTGATAGTATGTTAATTGCCCTTTCTTTTTTGTTTGTAGCTCGTTGTTTGGATTTGGCTTTTCGCGATCGCGATCGAAAACGAATAGACGGTAAAATTGCTGAATTACTCATTGTAGGAAGTGCGATCGTTCTATGCAAACAGGTATACTTTCCTTTGGTATTTTTATTTTTTCTCATTCCCATCCGCAAACTGGGCAATACGAAAAAATATCTCTTAACGGCTAGTACCGTGATTGTTACTTCCTTGTTGGCAGCTTTTCTGTGGAGTTGGGTGGTTAAAGATATCTACGTACCGTCCAGATTTGATGTAGAAATCGATCCGGAGCAACAGTTTGCTTTTATTGTAGCCAATCCTGTCAAATTCCTAGTAATGATTTTAACAGATTTGCGCAACGATATTGATTTTTATCTTCATCAAATGGTTGGCGTTCTTGGATGGTTAGATACGCCGCTGCCAAATTTTTTATGGATTTCCTATTTGGTTTTGTTTTCTATTGTTTTTCTAACTGACAATCCCCATAAAATCCCCGTTTATCGATGGCAAAAGCTGGGAACTTTAGCAGTGATTTTCGGTGGCTTTTTTTTAGTATACGTATCGATTTTTATGTCTTGGACGGGGGTTGACGCAGATAATATCATCGGCATACAAGGACGATATTTTTATCCTTTTTTGCCTCTGTTTCCTTTTCTGTTGGTGAACCATCGGTGGCAAGTGCCATTGCCAGATAAAACATGGAAACTGATATTGGTTCTTTATTTAATATTCGTATTAAGTGCAAGTTTGGTGATTTTGAGCGATCGCTATTATGGAATATAACCAAAATACACAGATAGCGTATAGAATCAAACGAAACTAGTGTTCGATATAAAAAACTGTAGTTTCCCATTGTGTGCCATCTATCTAAAAACGCTATTTTTATGCAAAGGTCAAATTTGCGCTCGTTTTCTTGGACGAAATTTTACCGCCAACCAGAACATGCTTTTCTCATTTTGAGTTTGGTATTTGGAACAATTTTTCTATTGGTTGTTCCACCGTTTCAAATTCCCGACGAACCCGCCCATTTTTTAAGAACTTATCAAGTATCTGAATTAAATTTTATTCCTGAAAAACAGTGGATGTCTAGCAGAAAAGGGGTTTACACCGGTGGTATGCTACCAAAAAGTTTGCCTTACTGTTTTGCTTCTTGGTCTGAGCTAAATTTTCATCCAGAACGCAAAGCCACCCTAGAAAGATTTCGAGAATCTTGGCAAATTCCTTTACAGCCTTCTCAAAAAACGTTTTTGGGATTTTCCAATACCGCTTTATATAGCCCCGTTCCTTATTTGCCCCAAAGCATCGGCATAACCCTGGGCAAATTTTTTCACGCCCCGCCTTTACTTTTAATGTATTTGGGTAGGGTTTTTGCTTGGATGGCGGCTACGGGAATTACATTTTGGGCAATTGTCAGACTCCCTTTGATGAAATGGGCTTTTGTTTTTTTAGCCCTAACACCAATGGCGGTTTTTTTGCGCAGTTCCCTATCGGCGGATAGCATATTATTGGCACTTGCTTTCTTGTTGGTGGCGACTTGTTGGCACTATGCTTTTCGTTCGCAAAAACTAACAGCATGGAATCTAGCCGAATTAACGATTTTAGGCATGGCAGTTTCCCTATGCAAACAAGTATATTTCCCTTTAATTTTTCTATTTTTCCTCATTCCCCGTCACAAACTGGGAAATACCAAAAGATACTTTGGTGCTGCCGGTATTGTTATTATCGCAGTGTTTGTGGTTGCTTTCATCTGGAGTTCTATTGCTAATAGCGTTTTTACCCCTGCGAGGGGAGACATTCCCATCGATCCAGCCAAGCAGCTAACTTTTATTGTAGAAAATCCGATGGAATTTGTTGGGATGGTTTGGAAGGATTTTGATGAAGATGTGGATTTTTACCTGCATCAAATTGTGGGGATATTGGGATGGTTGGATACGCCGTTACCTGGTTTTCTCTGGATTCCTTACATTGTGGCTTTGCTGGGGGGTGCTCTTGCTAGCGATCGCGCCCAATTTTTTATACACTGGTGGCAAAAAGTGGGGACGTTTTTTGTTATAATTGGTAT
This is a stretch of genomic DNA from Geitlerinema sp. PCC 9228. It encodes these proteins:
- a CDS encoding DUF2142 domain-containing protein, with the protein product MYPQELGKFSWQQFYRQPESAFLILSLVFGIIFLLVVPPFQIPDEPAHFLRAYQVSQFDLVAQKKDGIVGGMLPESVSQVFYGWLDLPFHVERKAILELFQNSWQIPLQPSQKKLTWFSNSALYSPVPYFPQSIGIALGKFFHVPPLILMYLGRLFAGIAAIGITFRAIAIVPFLKWAFVFLSLTPMAIFLRSSLSADSMLIALSFLFVARCLDLAFRDRDRKRIDGKIAELLIVGSAIVLCKQVYFPLVFLFFLIPIRKLGNTKKYLLTASTVIVTSLLAAFLWSWVVKDIYVPSRFDVEIDPEQQFAFIVANPVKFLVMILTDLRNDIDFYLHQMVGVLGWLDTPLPNFLWISYLVLFSIVFLTDNPHKIPVYRWQKLGTLAVIFGGFFLVYVSIFMSWTGVDADNIIGIQGRYFYPFLPLFPFLLVNHRWQVPLPDKTWKLILVLYLIFVLSASLVILSDRYYGI
- a CDS encoding DUF2142 domain-containing protein, with the translated sequence MQRSNLRSFSWTKFYRQPEHAFLILSLVFGTIFLLVVPPFQIPDEPAHFLRTYQVSELNFIPEKQWMSSRKGVYTGGMLPKSLPYCFASWSELNFHPERKATLERFRESWQIPLQPSQKTFLGFSNTALYSPVPYLPQSIGITLGKFFHAPPLLLMYLGRVFAWMAATGITFWAIVRLPLMKWAFVFLALTPMAVFLRSSLSADSILLALAFLLVATCWHYAFRSQKLTAWNLAELTILGMAVSLCKQVYFPLIFLFFLIPRHKLGNTKRYFGAAGIVIIAVFVVAFIWSSIANSVFTPARGDIPIDPAKQLTFIVENPMEFVGMVWKDFDEDVDFYLHQIVGILGWLDTPLPGFLWIPYIVALLGGALASDRAQFFIHWWQKVGTFFVIIGIFFLVYVSMFFAWTAVGGEEIKGVQGRYFFPIFPLVLFLLANRRWQLPIADRIWQPAAVLYLIFVLSSSVVILFHRYYPI